Within Hydra vulgaris chromosome 02, alternate assembly HydraT2T_AEP, the genomic segment TTGTGGAATAGTTTTGGACAATGAGTAGCTTTGTTtttcaggtaaaaaaatttatttgaactagCTCAAGTttactttcttttaaagaattaataGCTAAACATAGCTTTTTGTCAAACAGTATAAAAGctgtaatatcttttttaagtgTCCTAATGTACCCCCTCTTCCCTAttacatattgtttttatatttgtattttacacctctattaataaaaattattattaattctatttaattatagtgtatttaaatgtagtttttatacttttatttttttgtgagaAAATATATTggttttcaaatatgttttttttataaaatgcgaTGCATTAGTGCTATGCAATATAGTTGcgcaataaaaagtttataaaatgggTTGTTTTTCTGTTAGATGTATTTTCAGTAGCTCAGTTGTGCAGCTGTGACATATCTTCTGTAGCTCAATGTACCAACATTGTAACGTTTCTGTAGATTGAAATCCACTGTtgattaaaaaagctttacttagtttttttttatcttgcaaaaaagataaaataataaaatacaaataatagaaATGCAAATAATAGAAatgcaaataacaaaaaataataaaaagcataaaagacttaaaatgctagaaaaattttaaaagttatcttatgcatatattataaacaatcatTTCATATACAACCGTTAAACTCAACTTAACCTACTGACATTATACGGACACCTACGGATTataatctttgtttacaaaaaattctaaataatgGTTTGCAAAAGTATGtgcaatttattaaatgttacttagttaaaactttaaattgtttttttagctTGTCTAGACTTAATTAACAgagcttttcaaaaaaatgacaattatgttaaaGGTAAACGgtcataatacttttttttgatgattttctttTGATACatggataaaaataaaatacttatggGTCATTCCATGCCAAGTGGTGCAAATTTTAATGAGGTCCCTCATGGACCATCtcagattttattgaaattttttgattttgtacatatatatgttaaaagcatgttttgaaaattttagatcaaTATCTAATATGGTTCTTGAGAAAACGCTATTTAAGTAGTGGggtattttgcataaaatttcaCTCTAcaagaaaaaagggttttttcATCGTTTTTAACAgccaataacttttgaacaagtCAGTTTTATACTTCAATTATTATAAGATAGCAAGTGTGCTGTGGATactttgtaaaaagaaaaaaatattatttctggcATCTTAACTTTTTCCATAATGGTGGgctaaagttgatttttttgttttaagaataagtttttttgtgattttaaagaccttaatcttaaaaactagttacaaagttaatacaaatcaAATTGCCTGCTGATCTACATGTGGtggataaacatttttaaaaaaatcagttgattAAAGAGCTGCATTCAAAAGTTATAGGTCTCCAAAATGAGTCAGATCGAGATTTTCGTAAAATTGATCTGTGATGCAAAGCATCTGTTACCTAAGatggcacttttttttttttataaaattttttatacgcATCAATTAAAGactgttaattaataaaaaccaaaaaaattaatgggcGCTTATTTATAACCCCCAAAAGGTAGTCTCTAAAAGTCAGgtaaattttccataaaaaattattactttttaaaagtttagttattgtttcatttaattctATATTACTAGTATGTCAATCTAAAAAGtactaataaaaccaaataaattgttgtattttagaactaattaataataagtaatatgcCTGAGCTTTCTACTTGCTGTATTGGTAAAGCATTAAATGAACAGTGCTATCTatctaataaaagtaaacgCTACCAAGAACTGTCTAAACTAAACCAAGAGCTTATTTCTTTGAGAAGCAAAATAAATCccatagattttatttgtagcTATCACAAGAAAGTTTACTTGTCGAGGTATGAGAATGAACATCGCAGGTATTGTTGTAATCCGTTGAACAAGCACGCAAAAAATGTGAAAAGtaagtttcaatatttaatatcttaatttaataaaaataccttaataacactaaataaataaaaaaaaaatatttaataattatttccgTTATTTTTTAGATTCTCTTAGAGTTATCAGTCTTTCATATGCCAAAGATTTTGGTTTAATACCTGGTCAAAAAATTTGCACTAGTTGCAGAAAAGTTCTGAATTGCAAAcataatacaaaagaaaatgaactccaagaaaaagaaatttatgttgACAACCATACATTAAAAGAAGATCTTAATTCAAGTATTGCAAGTTTTGGATGCTCACCTCTAaaacttgtttcaaaaaaagatagaGTTGCATATGGAAAGCGTAAAATTGATAGCGTAAGAGCTCATACACAAAAGGCTGTTGCCAATGTGCTAGGTTTAGAAATAGCTGCACTTTGTGGAATTGAATCACcctcaaaaaaatgtttgaaaaaaactaaCACAGATTTAGACAATATTATGActcaaattaagtcaaaatttgaaaaaacattgtcaaattctgaaaaaatcACACTTCTTACACTCACTCCAGACAGTTGGTCAATAGAGAAAActcagaagtttttttttacttcaaaaagaTCTGTAGTACAAGCCagaaaattaagtaaaaaaagtggaATACTATCAAAACCTTCTCCAAAATCGGGTAGAAAACTAAGCGAAGATGTAATTACAGAGGTTGTTCATTTCTACGAATGCGATGAATATTCAAGGGTTTGTCCAGgaaaaaaagagtttgtttCAGTTAAAGTAGATAGTAAAAAGCAACATATCCAAAAGCGCCTTCTACTAGTCAATATGAAAGAGCTacatattgagtttaaaaagaaatataattatcttaaagttggattttcaaaattttgtgagCTAAGGCCCAAGTGGTGCATTCCTGTGGGTGGTGCTTCTGGTCTGCATGCAGTTTGTGTTTGCCAGtaccatcaaaatgtaaagCTCCTTGTACAGAAAATTCCTGGAATTTCTGATtacaaaatcttattaaaattaatggtttGTAGCATTGAAAATAGAGATTGTATGCTGCATAGCTGCGATAAATGTCCTGCTAAAAAGGTTTTGTTAGACTACATTGACACTTTGTTTacagaaaaagaaattagtgaAGTTAACTTTTATCAATGGCAAAAATCAAATTACCAATGTACTTTAGTACCAGCAACTCTACCTTTAGATGAATTTATTGAAATGGTTTATGAACAGTTAGATAGTTTACAAGTGCatcattttatatcaaaaagtcAAGCCACCTACTACCAACatttgaaaactaatttaaaagaaaatcaagcTTTGGTTCTTCTTGACTTTGcagaaaactatagttttctaATACAGGATGCAGTGCAAGGTTTTCACTGGAATAACAGCCAAGCAACTGTGCACCCCTTTGTTGcgtattttataaaagatggAAAACTTGATAGTCAAAGTTATTGTGTTATATCAGATCATCTGAAACATGGAACAGATGCTGTTCGTTGCTTTATCGATAATGTTATTGATAAACTTAAACAATTACAAACATTTGAACACATTATCTATTTTAGTGATGGAGCTGcatcacaatataaaaattacaaaaatcttaTCAACTTATGCTACCATAAACACGATTTTGACATGACTGCAGAGTGGCACTTTTTTGCAACATCGCATGGTAAAAGCCCTTGTGATGGTGTTGGTGGAACAGTGAAACGTCTTGTTGCACGAGTCAGTCTACAATCACTAAACGATCCTATTGACACACCAAGCAAAATGTACAGCTGGTGTGTTCAACACGTCAAaggaatatcttttttttttgttgacaaagtTTCAATAGAAACACATACTACAAATTTCAATTTGGAAGAGAGATATCGTTCTTGTTTGACAATACCTGGGACACGAAACCACCACAGTTTTATCCCAATGTCACTTAcctcaataaaaataagaagagTCTCATTTGATATTATTTGCACTAATGTGGATTTTTCTACTTgcagaatttatattaataaaatttccagttACTCACCAGGAGAATATGTGGCCTGCGTTTACGATGCTCAATGGTATTTAGGAAATATTCTTAGTATTTCAGAAGAGCATCAAGATCTTAATATGAAATTCATGAAAAAGTCTTTATGTAACAAGTTTACGTGGCCATGCAGAGATGATCTTTGTTGGGTACCTCTAATGCATATTTTATGCAAAGTGCAATCTCTTAAAGTCCAGTCAAACAGTGGATGATTTTATAGTATTGacttaaaagaaatcaatgagattattttattatttgagaaatttaactttttgtaaattttattatttttgtttattttcttaaaaacattttgttcgtttttcattaaaaaaattattgtattataaagagGGGTGGGGACAGAGGGGAGGGGACTTTATCTATTGggatttaaaagttctttatcTAAAGGGATTAAAAGGCTTTAagcattgatattttttaattgatatttcataataaataacattatataattcaatgcatttatttattatgtcaatttcagaattttatggaaaatttacCTGACTTTTAGAGACTACCTTTTGGGGGTTATAAATAAGCgcccattaatttttttggtttttattaattaacagtCTTTAATTGATgcgtataaaaaattttataaaaaaaaaaaagtgccatCTTAGGTAACAGATGCTTTGCATCACAGATCAATTTTACGAAAATCTCGATCTGACTCATTTTGGAGACCTATAACTTTTGAATGCAGCTCTTTaatcaactgatttttttaaaaatgtttatccaCCACATGTAGATCAGCAGGCAATTtgatttgtattaactttgtaactagtttttaagattaaggtctttaaaatcacaaaaaaacttattcttaaaacaaaaaaatcaactttagcCCACCATTATGGAAAAAGTTAAGATgccagaaataatatttttttcttttttcaaagtATCCACAGCACACTTGCTATCTTATAATAATTGAAGTATAAAACTGacttgttcaaaagttattggctgttaaaaatgatgaaaaaacccttttttcttgTTGAGtgaaattttatgcaaaataccCCACTACTTAAATAGCGTTTTCTCAAGAACCATATTAGATAttgatctaaaattttcaaaacatgcttttaacatatatatgtacaaaatcaaaaaatttcaataaaatctgaGATGGTCCATAAGGGACCTTTGCACCACTTGGCATGGAATGACCCTTATCtatgttttctataatttctttatttaacacaatattattttaaaggtcATGCATTCAgagatcaaatttttaaagaagaacctcattttaaaaatgattgccTTGAACTCGagtaagatattttatttattttttaattttttttttaatgttaattcacctccttaagGCCGAAAAGgtcactacagacaaggaggctacttaattgtggttataaccctctctcaactctataactttgAAACATGAACTTTGATGAGCAAGGCTGCTGCTTGGAGAAGcaagttgtttaaaatctttggaaattctttaaaatctttGGAAATTCTcgcatcattatcattatcatggAATCATCA encodes:
- the LOC136076981 gene encoding uncharacterized protein LOC136076981 isoform X2 — its product is MPELSTCCIGKALNEQCYLSNKSKRYQELSKLNQELISLRSKINPIDFICSYHKKVYLSRYENEHRRYCCNPLNKHAKNVKNSLRVISLSYAKDFGLIPGQKICTSCRKVLNCKHNTKENELQEKEIYVDNHTLKEDLNSSIASFGCSPLKLVSKKDRVAYGKRKIDSVRAHTQKAVANVLGLEIAALCGIESPSKKCLKKTNTDLDNIMTQIKSKFEKTLSNSEKITLLTLTPDSWSIEKTQKFFFTSKRSVVQARKLSKKSGILSKPSPKSGRKLSEDVITEVVHFYECDEYSRVCPGKKEFVSVKVDSKKQHIQKRLLLVNMKELHIEFKKKYNYLKVGFSKFCELRPKWCIPVGGASGLHAVCVCQYHQNVKLLVQKIPGISDYKILLKLMVCSIENRDCMLHSCDKCPAKKVLLDYIDTLFTEKEISEVNFYQWQKSNYQCTLVPATLPLDEFIEMVYEQLDSLQVHHFISKSQATYYQHLKTNLKENQALVLLDFAENYSFLIQDAVQGFHWNNSQATVHPFVAYFIKDGKLDSQSYCVISDHLKHGTDAVRCFIDNVIDKLKQLQTFEHIIYFSDGAASQYKNYKNLINLCYHKHDFDMTAEWHFFATSHGKSPCDGVGGTVKRLVARVSLQSLNDPIDTPSKMYSWCVQHVKGISFFFVDKVSIETHTTNFNLEERYRSCLTIPGTRNHHSFIPMSLTSIKIRRVSFDIICTNVDFSTCRIYINKISSYSPGEYVACVYDAQWYLGNILSISEEHQDLNMKFMKKSLCNKFTWPCRDDLCWVPLMHILCKVQSLKVQSNSG